The Paenibacillus swuensis genome contains the following window.
GTGGGCTTAATGAACTTTTGGTATAATTTGAGGAAGGAGGTGGCGAAATGCCAACTATTAACCAACTAGTACGCAAAGGCAGAAAGGCTAAAGTAGTAAAGTCTAAATCTCCTGCGCTACAAAAAGGATTTAACGCTCTAAAACGTGAGGGTACTGAAATCAGCGCTCCACAGAAACGCGGTGTTTGCACTCGTGTAGGTACTATGACTCCGAAGAAACCGAACTCGGCTCTTCGTAAATATGCCCGTGTACGTTTAACAAACCGTGTAGAGGTGACTGCTTACATTGGTGGTATCGGTCATAACCTTCAAGAGCATAGCGTTGTATTGATCCGCGGAGGCCGTGTTAAAGATCTTCCGGGTGTACGTTACCACATCGTTCGCGGTGCATTGGATACTGCAGGCGTTAACAACCGTATGCAAGCTAGATCCAAATACGGAACGAAGCGTCCTAAAGTTAAGAAGTCTTAATCGTTTTACAGCAATGTGAAACTGAAATTATGAAATGAATTCATTTTTTGAGAAAGGGGGATAACAACTATGCCACGTAAAGGTCCCGTTACTAAAAGAGACGTATTACCGGATCCGATATACAACAGCAAGCTGGTTACCCGTCTAGTCAACCGTGTTATGATCGACGGTAAGAGAGGTGTCGCTCAAACAATTTTGTATGATGCGTTCAACCTGATTCAAGAGCGTACTGGTAAAGAACCGATGGAGGTTTTTGAAAGTGCGATTAAGAACATCATGCCAGTTCTTGAAGTTAAAGCACGCCGTGTAGGTGGAGCTAACTATCAAGTGCCTATCGAAGTTAAGCCTGAGCGCCGTACTTCCCTAGGTTTGCGTTGGTTGGTAAACTACTCCCGCAACCGCGGCGAGAAAACCATGGAAGAGCGTCTAGCTGCTGAAATCATTGATGCATCCAATAACACTGGAGCATCCGTGAAGAAGCGTGAAGATACGCACAAGATGGCTGAAGCCAACAAAGCGTTCGC
Protein-coding sequences here:
- the rpsL gene encoding 30S ribosomal protein S12, whose protein sequence is MPTINQLVRKGRKAKVVKSKSPALQKGFNALKREGTEISAPQKRGVCTRVGTMTPKKPNSALRKYARVRLTNRVEVTAYIGGIGHNLQEHSVVLIRGGRVKDLPGVRYHIVRGALDTAGVNNRMQARSKYGTKRPKVKKS
- the rpsG gene encoding 30S ribosomal protein S7; translated protein: MPRKGPVTKRDVLPDPIYNSKLVTRLVNRVMIDGKRGVAQTILYDAFNLIQERTGKEPMEVFESAIKNIMPVLEVKARRVGGANYQVPIEVKPERRTSLGLRWLVNYSRNRGEKTMEERLAAEIIDASNNTGASVKKREDTHKMAEANKAFAHYRW